A stretch of DNA from Juglans microcarpa x Juglans regia isolate MS1-56 chromosome 5D, Jm3101_v1.0, whole genome shotgun sequence:
aggtacAAAACTAAGCAGATAGATCGAAGGCACAAGCTTCTTGCTGCAATCTTTTAATCCTAGCTAGCTGGTTATAATTTCAGGGTTACGCCTTTCCACGTTTTCATTATAACGGGTACTATACATTATATTCTCAAACAGATAAGGATAATGCACTAGTAAAATGCGTGCTTGCTTacttgatataatttgatttaaaaaaaaatttaatatatattattaatagccAAATCAAAGGTGGGGGGTCCAAGGAATTTTTAGAAGCATTAACTAGTACCAGTTCTCACAATCAACTTCAGTCGTGGAGGGCATACGTACAGTACATGGGGTGGAGACCACAGCAACTTTTTCCATTTTAGCCATTACTACTGATGGTCgatctactttataattaaTGTTGTTATTTATAAGCGGGGTCAGAATTTAATTCGATCAATTGGGGTCCGGTGGAATTAATTACCTGCAAAAGGGATTCATCTTTCCTATAGCTCTATGCCAGCACTTTGATCGGCTGGACATCAGTGTCGTGAAAGAGCTTTAGCTATTCATGGAAGGCCGTTTCAAGTATTTGTTGGCAACTGTTGATCttcattcttaattttattaaatcttcaatcatatttattgagatacattttaaatactggaaaattattaattaaaccGTTGATATATAAAACAACTTAATTACATTTTAGATGTACAAAATtaactgataaaaatataagcaaaaGGTTCTTATATATAGATTTTCAAAAGTGATTATACAAATTCAAACTTCTCCGACCCAAATCTCAAACTCTTAAATCAATTAAGATCGATCATGCAAACTATTGATCAGATGATCATCCAAATCAGGAATTAGTTGATTTTAACTACGTACTTCGATGATCTGTACGTAACATATAAAGACTAGGAAGTGGCTGTGATGATGTTAGGACGTATATGATCATCATCTAGCTGACTGAATTCtgatattactattttataagCAGTTCTGGTAGATGGAGTATCATCGAAACAATCCTGCTAATCCAGTCACAAACAATCCACATTCGTTTTGACAAAACCATTTCCTTTTAGGCAATGATGAGTGAGCACGAAACCTTGCATTTGTTTCTAAAGAATCCATGGCTTGGCTAATTATAAGAGCTAAGGAGCGTATGAGAGTCGAAATAAATGGAGGGTGACAAAAGAGTAGACGCGATGTGTTTTTGCTCTCGTTGAGAGTCGAACTCAAGACCTCCCGCTTACTAAACGGGTGCTCTAACCAACTGAGCTACGAGAGCACATATGTTCATGTTGCTAGGATTTTTATATAACAAATCAACACAAGTAAAGATCCCTTGCCAATCATTAACTTCTTTAGATTCTGCTATAAAAAGGCTTCTTATTCATTGATGAACAAGGCTCTGGTTTCTTGGAGTACAATCATTAAAGGATGTGTGATCCATGATGATCAGTGCATTGATGCATTCTCTCTACTTGCCAAGATGGAGGATGAATGAGTAAGCCGATGTTGTTACACTCATTAACAATTTGGTTGCTTGTGTAAATATTGGGGCGTTAGAAAACGTAAAATACCAAACCAATGgcaaagatatataataaagtggAACACTATGATCAGTGCATATGCAAGGCACGGATTTGAGTACTGGTCTAAATGTCTTGATTTGTACAACCAAATGAATCATTAAATTTGAAACCAGATCAAGTAACCTTTCTTGGGCTATTGGCAGCCTGTGTAAATTCAggcattattaaaaaagaacagGAACGTTTCAAGGAGATGATGGAAAGTTATGGTTTCCAAACAACTCAAGAACACTAGGGTTGCATGGTGTATTTAGTTGGGCGCGCTGGGAAAACGAATGAAGTCAGAGAACTTGTAAAAGCCATGCCCTGACTTCAAACCAGCTGCTCGGGCGTGGGGACCCATTCTCAAGTGCTTGCTAGATGCACACAGAAACCGGGGCGCAGAGTCTGCCGTCGAGAAGATCATAACCATGGAACCAAAAAATGCTGGAGATTACATAttcttctaaaatatttatgcaGCAGCTGTAAACAGGGATGGTGTCGCTAAAATGAGGAGCTTACTTAGAGTTGGAGGATTGAAAAAAACCCCTGGCTCTAGCGTGCTAGAAACAATAGTTGCCTCCAAAAGAGAGAAGGCTAGAAACAAGAGTTCAGAAACACCGTCTTGAACTTCAATCTCGTTCTTTGGGGAAGCTTTTGGAAAAACTTTCCCTCTATGATGTCTCTAAATGGAGAGTGCGTATGATAGCCATCAGTAGCCTCTCACTCAGATGCCTACGGATTAATTAATCGACTTGCgagaaaccaaagaaaaaagaaatatattgggACTACCCTAAGAGCAGACGAATCCGTATAAATTGACATGAGATAAACTCAAGCTATACccatttaaattaatataagcAAGTATCATAAACATCAAAATTCAACGGTCAGCTAATTGAGCCTGACATTTGAGTGAACAGAACACGCTAAATTTCTCAGAGAAAACCTATAAACAGCAATTCAAGAAATTTACGCTAATTTTGCCAATCAGCAATTCATTCTTCTTCGTCAGGAGTCATGATCTTATTAATATCATGAATCTTACATCTCTTCATCCTGCTCTTTTTGAATACTGCTGCTTCCAGACCGAGGTTGTTTAGCTGAAAAAGAAGTGAGGACATATCAATGACTCACTACTTACAAGAAAATGAAGCAGATCGTAAAATCAGGAGGGGACTTGTCACACTCACATTTAAGAGGTGATCCAGCAAGACAAGTTAGCCTCGATTTTGTGTTAGCTTCAGCCAATGGATTTGGCTTTTCTTTAATGGCCATGCGAACATCCCAGACACGAATCACCCCATCTGATGATGCAGAAGCCACTAAAAAGGGGTCATCACCAGAAGCAGTACCATCATTCCTCGTGAGCACAACAATACCTTTCAAACGGGCAGAGTGTGCATCTTCAATGCAATATGCAACCTTCCCACTTCTCGTGTCCCATGCCGTAATATTTCGGTCCTCACCACCAGTATATAGAACTCCATTCTGTCAACATTAAACAAATTTTGGTAATTAAACCGGGACCATAAATTGTTAAGAAAATGTGAAATAGGAGTTCAATGAAACTTGGTCcataagtttgtttttttttttttttcttgacaagCTTAACTTCATCCAAAACTAGAAAATAGTATCCAAATCGATCCATTCAGTTGCTTTCTATCTCCAGAAAATAGGACTTCGTTTTGACCATCTtcattaaacaataaaattcaaACATCATAAAAATGAAAGACCTTGTTTGTCCCACTAGAACTCTACCCCTGAAGTGTCGAGATTGAAGTTTTTCTCCCCCTTTTATTGGTAACTGTCAAGAGATTGTAGTTTCTGTCACTGTAAGCCTAAAAATGGTGATACCTTGCAACCTCACGTCTATatcaattatgaaaattaaagcCAACTAATACCCCCAACCACACCCAAACCTAGTATTCTGCTGCTGATATCATTAAGGCCAAGTGATAAACCATTTTCCCTTGTTCACGTTTCTATATCATGGATAGGATATATGTCAAAGATTAAACTATGGTTTGAAGCTATAATAATATTAGCAATGTtagaatttctaaaaaaatgcatgatacACCTCCTCGTGTGCATTTTAGGGATTCCTTGTGACCAATTGTAGCTATGTTACTTTTAGGGTTGGGCAGCAGGCCCTTGCatccccctccctccccccccccccccccccccccctccctccgTCAGGGCCTTGCCTGGGGAGGCCGGGGGGCACCCTCCTGCACATGGCCGGGGTGCGGGCAGGACGTCTGCAAGCTATAGATGCCAGTGGACGGGGCCCATGCTAGCCCCAAGACTGCCCTGGTTTTCCCTCATTCGCCCAAccctatatatattaaaaagatttaataaaacaaCGTTATTTTATCttaggttttattttaaaactccCCCTCCCACCGGTCTCCCACTCTTTCCTCTCTCTGTCTTTGTTTCCTCTCTTTGTCGCCATCACcagtctctctccctctctctgtcaCCCTCACTAGGACAAGGGTCTCTCTCGCCGTGGGCGGACAGCCCTGAGGGCCAATCCGCCCCCAGTCATTTAGACTGGGGCACCTACTCACGGGGGCGGGGCCAGTGTGGTGTGGCCAGGGGTGCCCGCCTAGAAGGTGCTGGTAGGGAAAAACTTATTGACGGCAACAacttatttaacatttttttcttctgtagagaaaaactaaattttactCAACCTTATTTAAAAGAGGGGAAAAATGATCAACAGCTAGACGTTGCCACATGTATAGACTAAGAACCATATAATAAACAGCTGTGTGCTGTGAACAAGGTTAAGACAAATGCAACCAAGATACTCCATTGGACCATTACGGTTTGTTGGTATTTGAATTAAATCCATCCTTTCTCCTTATTATAGAAGGTTGACCATGTGGATATACTAATCAAAAAAGGCCATGTGGATATAAAACCAGCTTAAATTCGTTCTCAATGTCAGTGCAAAGATGCTGAGAAATTTGCCAAGACTTCATTGATGAAAAATCTctcccaaaaatattaaataatcagagaaaaaaaatattgaagtggATATCAAGGAACACGAACACTTGTACTAGTTGCTTACTGGAACCAACAGAAACAAGAAATAGGATTGAAccttttttttggataagtagaACTACGATAGAACTTCTTTTTAGTAAgtgattgaaaattttattaaaacacataaaaggcatagcccaagtacacgggtcCTATATAAGAGGAGCACCAGATTAGAAatagaaagtaaaaatatatgcaaggaaatcatgaaaactggcccatttaaatctaaaataaatagtataGAAATTGCACTGGATCAGAGCCAAGGAACCTATAAATTCCATTCTCTcatgaataaaatgaaaatccacCAATTGACAACGGAGTATATCATGGTCACATCAACTAGAATGAATAGCATAGCTCATTCCCTACAAAACTGTCTCTGCGTACAAGGGAAAACATGATGCTACATCACTCAAAAAGATGCGACGACTCAGCAATAATAGACGACTCATACATGCACTTTGAATTGCTAGAATTCACATGAAATTGCTCAACCATTAAAAGTTATCGCAGCCCCAAAGcacataaattttgaaaattttcattttttttcccaccattttatCCCCAACAAAACGTCAATTTCCCTAACACATTTCAATCACTATATGCCATCAAACGGAACAATAAATCAGCAAACACCAGTAACCATAACCCAACTtcaaaaactcaaaaccaaacccaaaaccaagcACACCAAAACGCAGAAATTCTAACAAAAACTAACCTCAGCGGGCGCGGCGCAAAGGACCCGTTTCTGCTTGGGGTTCTCCAACTCGCACAGCAACCTGGCATCCTCCGCCTCGTGGACCCCGACCTTTTCCTCCACAACCATGAAAAACCTGTCCCCACCCAAATCAAATTTCACCAAACTGGCCTCCCTCCCCAGCCTGCAACAAAAGCTCCTCCTCCCACGCACCAAGTTGAGCATGGCCAAGCACTCGTCGCGGGCCACAGTTAAAGCCAGCTTTCCAGAAGGGTGGACGGAGAGGTCGTTGATGGCCTTCCTGTGGGGGCGGATGGACTTGAGGAGGACGAAAGGGTCGGCGTCGAAGATAGAAACGGAGCCGTCGGAGGCGGCAGAGATGAGGTTACGGGGGAAGGAAAGGTTGGGAGGGGagaagaaggagagagaggtgAGGGAGGAGGAGTGGTCGTGGAGGGAGCCAAGGTAGGAAGCAGAGGGGAGGTCGTAGAGGTGGATGGTGTCGTCGGCGCCGCCAGAGGCAGCGACGTGGCCGCATGCGGCGACGGTAGTTATGGGGGATTGGTGGGATGGGTAGGAGAAAAGAGGGGTGAGGGCGAGGTACGGGGTTTCAAGTGGTTTGAGCTTGAAGCCCCATATGTATTTCTCGTACGAGCCTGCTATCAGACTCATGATTGATTGCGGGACCTCTCTCTCTACCTCTATCCCTCTGCGTGTGGATGCGTGAGGTGGATCCCTGAAAGTTTTTTATAACCTCACTGGACTAGGCAGACGACCAAAAACGCAAACCCTTGGAGGAAGAAAGAAGGCGAGATTTTAGTTTTCGCCCTTCTGGGTTTAGCGAAAGCTTAtgttattttttgggttaattacaattttctaaatcctgattttcaagtttttgtaaTACGAGgcttcaatttttaattttacaaaataaatatttaatttttaagaagTTTTAATTTTGTCAATTGTTAAAAATTTACTGTATGATTAGCATGCCATctgaaaattatcaaaaaagcTATTTGCACTCGGGAGGGGTACACGCCGCGTACCCGGGCCCTCCTCGTGGACGCCAGTAGAAACGTTGCGTTTTTTGGATTATCCATTTCGTGCAAACACTCCCGTTTCAACTTTTGAAATCCCACCCTCCCCTTCGTGCGAACACCCCTTCGTCACAAGCAGGCGACCTCTCTACTTCCCACCCACGAAGAGCTTCATCACGGCAAGACTTCTCTGGTTTTCAATCTTCTTCACCACGAAATAAAAGGTCGTGGGTTTGTCTCGACCAGTGgacctttctttttttgtttttttacttttgttcaCTTCCTTTCTTCTCCCGAAGAAATCTTAACCAAAATATCGCCTTTTGTTTGGATATTGTCTTTGAGAAGTGGGGACTaggatttttcttctctctatgCGTAAGCACTGGGCTGTGCTTCCCACCACTAAGGTGCAAAGAAGGATTTTGTTTAGCTTGGCTAACatggaaatatattttcatagtCACGGTTTGTGGTCGAACATTCTATGGGAGAGTGAAAGGTCGAGAGAAATGATTCTCTCTCCTCACCTTAAAAGACCAAACATTAATAAGAGGTCGTGAAGCTTTAGGGATGGAAGAACAACTCCTCTCTAGTTTTCATTTCAtgcattttgtgtttttcatttttttttatcggctGACGTGGTGGCCGATTCTCCCTTGTGTGCCCATCCCGTGTACCTGTAGAAGAActggaaaattatatatacttggGTTGATTGACTTGGAAGTGAGGTGGTTTGGATTCCAAATtcacttcaattcatttaatatcattattataatttttttaaatttttacataaaatataataaataatttaattttttaaatttcaaaacaataataatattaaaaaataatattctaataatattttattctcctATTTAcgaaccatctcaactcatctctaaattcaaaccacaattaattttctaataattgtatttaattgtgaattttttaaaatttagatattaattttacaaaaattaaaaattaagatctCAAATTTAGAATATGCACGTATAACATGgataaataaaaacttcattTATTATTTCCTAAATGCCTGttaacttaattatttttttaaatcttcgtTTCGTTTGGAagttaaactcaactcaactca
This window harbors:
- the LOC121264650 gene encoding p21-activated protein kinase-interacting protein 1-like; translated protein: MSLIAGSYEKYIWGFKLKPLETPYLALTPLFSYPSHQSPITTVAACGHVAASGGADDTIHLYDLPSASYLGSLHDHSSSLTSLSFFSPPNLSFPRNLISAASDGSVSIFDADPFVLLKSIRPHRKAINDLSVHPSGKLALTVARDECLAMLNLVRGRRSFCCRLGREASLVKFDLGGDRFFMVVEEKVGVHEAEDARLLCELENPKQKRVLCAAPAENGVLYTGGEDRNITAWDTRSGKVAYCIEDAHSARLKGIVVLTRNDGTASGDDPFLVASASSDGVIRVWDVRMAIKEKPNPLAEANTKSRLTCLAGSPLKSKQPRSGSSSIQKEQDEEM